The uncultured Dysgonomonas sp. genome contains the following window.
TGAGCATGGCGATCACCTTGATACAGCAGCTATCAACGCAGTAAAGAAGGCTGACACACACTATATAGTATCGAAGGTATGCAACGAAATACTTGGATATGGAAATGTGGTAAATAACGGTGATAAGACCGAATGGAGTGGAATAGCCATCGATGTCGTTCCTGCTTATAATATCGTAAATAAGAAACCTGACGGAGAAGCATACCATCCTAAAGGACGGGGCAATGGTTATATCTTTACATTTGGTGATAAAAAAGTATATGTCGCCGGCGATACCGAAAATATTCCGGAGATGGATAAACTGAAAGGTGTCATCGATATTGCTTTCATACCTAAGAACCTGCCATATACAATGACAGACGACATGTTTGTGGATGCAGCTAAAAAGGTGATGCCGAAAGTACTCTATCCGTATCATATGTCGGAATTCGATCAGGAGAAAATAGGTAAAGCCTTGGATGGTACTGATATTAAGATAGAGGTGCGTCCGATGAAAAATTAATATACTGATTGACTAATGTGCCAATATGCCAATTGAAAACAATCCGATATTGGCACATTGGCATATTAGTTAATTGGCACATAGAAGAATGGATACCTATCACAAAATACTCAAACAGTATTGGGGTTATGAAGAATTTCGCCCTTTACAGGAAGATATTATCCATTCCGTCAGCCAGGGAAAAGATACGCTGGGGCTGATGCCCACAGGCGGAGGAAAATCACTGACCTTTCAGGTGCCGGCAATGGCAATGGAAGGTCTTTGTCTTGTTGTCACTCCGCTTATCGCCCTGATGAAAGATCAGGTGGATAATCTGCGTCAGAGAAATATAAAATCATTGGCCGTATATTCGGGGATGACCCGGCAGGAGATTATCACTACGCTTGAAAACGCCATCTTCGGTGATTATAAATTCCTCTATGTGTCACCCGAACGACTGGCTACCCAACTATTCCTGAGTAAACTTCGCGATATGAATGTTTGTCTGCTGGTAGTGGACGAATCGCATTGTATATCCCAGTGGGGTTATGATTTCCGTCCATCCTATCTCAAGATAGCGGCTATTCGCGAGCATCTGCCCGGTGTGCCTGTTCTGGCTCTCACCGCGACAGCTACCCCGGAGGTGATAGATGATATTCAGGAACAATTGCATTTCAGTAAAAAGAATGTCTTCAGGAAAAGCTTTGAGCGTAAGAATCTGGCCTATATTGTCCGTAATACGGAAAATAAGCCGGAAGAACTTGTCCGGTTGCTTGAGAAAATAAAGGGTTCCACCATCATCTATGTGCGTAGCCGCCAGAAAACGAAGGAGATGTCGGATTTCCTTATACAACAAGGTTTTTCCGCCGATTTTTACCATGCCGGACTGAGCAGTGAAGATAAATCACGGAAGCAGAGCTGCTGGAAGAATAATGAAAAACGGATCATTGTTTGTACCAATGCTTTCGGTATGGGAATTGATAAACCGGATGTGCGGCTGGTAGTGCATACCGACCTGCCCAATTCGGTAGAAGAATACTTTCAGGAAGCAGGGCGCGCGGGACGCGATGGGGAAAAGGCTTTTGCTGTAATCTTATACCATAAGAACGATAGTGTAAAACTGAAAAAGCGTATAAGGGATGAGTTTCCCGAACGGGAATTTATCTCTCAGGTATATGATTCGCTCGCTTACTTTTTCCAGGTGGCCGAAGGTTTCGGGGTGGGTATGGTATATGATTTTAATATACAGCAGTTCTGTGCTACTTACAAATATCCTCTTCTGCCTACTCATAATGCACTCAGGATATTGGATCTGGCAGGCTATATAGAATACACCGACGAGATAGATAACCGTTCGCGGGTGATGTTTACAGTTTACAGAGATGATCTGTATCATTACGATTTTGAGCGGGAATATGAGCAACTTGTAAATACTATCCTTCGTCTTTACACAGGTTTATTTACCAATTATGTAACCATTAACGAGGCCGAAATAGGCCTGAAGACGGACAAAAGCCGGAAAGCTGTATATGAAATGCTGAAAATGCTGGATAAACGCAATATTATCGATTATATTCCTCATAAAAAAACGCCTCTGGTAGCATACACCCGTCAGCGGGTGGACAAGAAATACCTGATTATACCACGTCTTGTAAACGAAGACCGTAAAGACCGTTTCGAAAAGCGGATACTGGCGATGAGTCATTATGCAGAGCAGGATGAGCTGTGTCGCAGCCGTATTTTGTTATCTTACTTCAATGAGAAAGATATCAGCGATTGCGGACAATGTGATGTTTGCCTGGCCAAGAACGATTCGGGAATGACGAATGCAAAGTTCAATAAGATATCATTGGATATAAAAGAATTGCTTAAGGACGGGGAACGATCCATAGATGATATAACAGGTGTATTGTCTGATTACCAGGCGCAGGATGTGACCGGGGCCATCCGTTTTATGACGGATAGGGGAGTCCTTGAAATGCAATCGGGGAAGATAAGAATGAAAAACGAAAAATGAAAAATGAAGAATAACTTGTTTACTCGTATCTTGTATCTCGTTTACTTGTGACTTGTAACCGCCCATAGGGCAAAGTGAAAAGTATTTTGACCCGAAGTCAGACCAGACTCTTCTTAAAACGAACGACAGTTAGCAGATCTTTTACCTGTTCCTGGCTGCTTATATTAAAAATCATCGGGAGCAAACGGCCTGCCGGTTTTGTTATGGCAAATTCATCTTTAACCGTCTTGGCGATATCCAGAGCTGCAATTTTTTCAAGGTGCTTTTCAGTAAAATAGAAACTTGTTTTGAAATATCCTTCCCAGACCGAAAGCCACAATACCGTTTTTTTCTTATAAAGTACTTTGCCGAACCATGCTTTCCCATCATTATAGAACCGCCATTCAATAACCAGCGCATATTCTTCGTCTGTAATCGTTTCAAGGAAAGAAGCCAGCACATGATAGATGCTTTCTCCGAGCACGTTTTCTAGCACTTCTTCGGATGGGAAAATATCCGGGTCTCTCAATAGCATTTTTGGTTCCATGGTTTCAAGATTGGTTAGTTTGTTAACAAAGATATGTTTTTTTCTGATTTTCACAATTTTAGTTGCTGCTATTAAGTAAAATCTCAGATATTAATCTTTATTGTTATCAAAATCCAATTCATTTATCTATAGTAAAAAACGCTGTTAGCTATTGGCCGATAGCTATTCGTTTAATTTATTAATCAATGCCTTTTGTCGCCTCTCCTTTGAGGAAGACGGGAGGCTCAAACCTTTGACATTATGAAATATACCAACAAAACCGCCACACGTATCATTGAAATGATAGAACAAGACCTTTTCGGCGTATCCGAAATCTGTAAGATCGTCAATATCAATCCTAAGACTTTCTACCACTGGAAGAAAACCCGCCCCGAATTTAATGAAGCGGTGGATAATGCCATCACCCTCCGCGAAGAAACACTTGTCGCTTCTGCCCGTATTGGACTGAAACAATTACTGGAGGGTTATGTGCAGAAAATAATAGAACATTAAAAGATAACTACAGATTCGAATTTATAATTGATTTCCGTTACTTTCGTTACATTTTAACGATATATAGTTAATAAATGTAAAGTGTTCTATTTAATATTTATTTATATTTTCGCCGTTGTTTAATTCGTTTTTTGTTAAACGAATACACAATTATATTATCTTTGCACTATTATCATTCATATTAAAATATGGACATTTTCATATCGATTTTAATTACTCTTTTATTCGTATTTCTTAATGGTTTTTTTGTTGCGGCAGAATTCGCAATTGTAAAAGTTCGGTCTTCTCAACTAGAATTGAAAGCTCAGGCAGGCAGCCGTGCAGCTATTCTTTCAAAAAAAATAGTAACACACCTCGATTCCTATCTGGCTGCGACCCAGTTTGGTATTACCATAGCCAGTCTTGCTTTAGGTTGGATCGGTGAGCCTGTGGTATCCAAGATAATCAAAGAAGTAATCGGACTGTTCAATATTGAACTTGCCCCGTCTGTACTGTCTACAGTATCGCTGATTACCGCGTTTATTATAATCACTATATTGCATATTGTATTGGGAGAGTTGGCTCCTAAATCATTGGCTATCCAGCGTTCGGAGCAGACAACGCTTGCTGTTGCATATCCTTTGCATGGCTTTTATTGGATTTGCCGTCCTTTCATCTGGTTATTGAATGGCATTGCCAATCTCGTACTCAAGATGGTTGGGCTGCATACTGTTTCGGAACAGGAAGTATATAGTAGCGACGAGTTGCGCTATCTGGTAGATCAGGCGAAAGAAAGCGGGAAGGTAGACAGTACCGAATTTGATATCATCCAGAACGCATTTGATTTCTCGGAGCGTACCGCCCGCCAGATAATGGTTCCGCGTACACAAGTGGTGGCCATAGACGTGAACGATTACGATGAAAAGACATTGGAATTTGTAATAGAAGAAGGATATTCCCGTGTACCATGTTACGAAGATAATATCGACAATACCATTGGTGTAGTCCATTTGAAAGATATATTGAAAAAGATGCGTATCAGTAGTGGAGATGTGAATATACGCTCTATTATACGCCCTGTTTCATTTACGCCCGAGACAAAACGTATCGGGCAGCTCTTGAAAGAGTTTCAGGTAAAACATCAGCAAATAGCTATGGTGCTGAACGAATATGGTGGAGTAGAGGGTGTTATCTCAATGGAGGATATACTCGAAGAATTGGTTGGGGAAATACAGGACGAATATGATAATGAAATTCCTTTTGTAGAACAAACCGGAGAAAATACATACTCGGTAATAGCTACGGCTGCCATATCCGACATCAATGATGAGTTGCCGCACCCGATAGACAAAGATAAGCAGTATGATACCCTTGCCGGATATCTTATCGATAAATTCGGGCGTATTCCAAATACACATGATAAGCTGGAAGCAGAAGATTATCAGTTTACGGTAATAAAGAAAAATAAGACATCGATTGTTGTGGTTCAACTAAAAGACTTAATAGCAAAAGAGGAAGCAGATGATGCTGAACAATCAAAGACCACTCAAATCTGATTAGAACGGAATAATGGATTTTAAACTTCAATATACTGACGGGCAGACTAAAGCCAGAGCAGGACTTATAACAACCGATCACGGACAGATAGAGACCCCTATTTTTATGCCGGTGGGTACTCAGGGGGCGGTGAAAGCCGTACATATGACCGAACTGAAAAATGATATAGAAGCGCAGATCATTCTGGGGAATACATATCATCTGTATCTGCGTCCGGGCCTGGAAATACTTAAGCAAGCAGGTGGTTTGCATAAGTTTAACAGCTGGGATAAGCCTATACTGACCGACAGTGGCGGGTTTCAGGTATTTTCTTTAGCCGAAAACCGGAAACTGACAGAAGAAGGTGCTATATTCCGGTCTCATATAGATGGTTCGAAGCACTTTTTTACACCCGAATCCGTTATGGATATTCAGAGGGTGATAGGGGCGGATATCATTATGGCTTTCGATGAATGTACACCGGGAGATGCTGATTATGCATATGCAAAAAAGTCTCTTGATTTGACAGAACGATGGCTCGACCGATGCTTTACCCAGTTTAACGGCACTGAATGTGAGTATGGGTATAAGCAAGCCTTATTTCCTATTGTGCAGGGTTGTGTCTATCCTGACTTACGCCGCAGAGCCGCAGAAAATGTAGCTTCGAAAGGTGCAGACGGGAATGCTATCGGAGGATTGGCCGTGGGCGAACCTACCGAGAAAATGTACGAGATGATTGAAGTGGTAAACGAAATACTACCAGCCGATAAACCCCGTTATCTGATGGGAGTGGGCACACCGGCCAATATACTGGAAGCCATAGAGCGGGGTGTGGATATGTTCGATTGTATTATGCCTACCCGTAACGGACGCAATGGGCAACTGTTTACCCGTAATGGTATAATGAATATGCGTAACAAGAAATGGGCTGACGATTTTTCTCCGATCGAAGAAAATGGAGCGTCATTTGTTGATACTTTATATACAAAAGCATATCTTCGTCATCTGTTTATTACGAATGAAATATTAGGATTACAGATAGCTTCTATACATAATCTGGCTTTTTACTTGCAACTGGTTAAAGAAGCACGTGAGCATATTATTGCAGGAGATTTTTCCGGTTGGAAGAAAGAAATGGTAGAGAATGTTTCAAGAAGGATATAAATAATTAATTAAGAATTAAGAATTAAGAATTAAGAATTAAGAATTAAGAATAACTTGTCTACTTGTAACCGCCCATAGGGCAAAGTGATTGAAAATGAAAATACTTTCGATACTCGACAGATATATTATTAAGAAGTTTCTGGGGACTTATATATTCTCCATTATTCTTATTATATCCATTGCTGTCGTATTCGATATAAATGAAAAGCTGGATAAGTTTCTGGATAAAAAGGCTCCGTTGACAGCGATAATATTTGATTATTACGTCAACTTTGTGCCCTATTATACAAACCTGTTTAGTGCTTTGTTTGTATTTATAGCCGTTATATTTTTTACATCAAAACTGGCCGATAATTCTGAGATTATCGCCATGTTATCGAATGGGATGAGCTTCAAACGGCTGATGAAGCCATATATGATATCGGCCGGGATCATTGCGATATTTTCATTCGTTCTCAGTAGTTTTATAATCCCTCCAGCCAATGTGACCCGTATCAAGTTTCAGAATAAGTATGTAAGGGATAAGAGTGTGGAATACGCTTCAGGTATTCAGCTTCAGGTAGATAAAGGTGTTATTTTATATATAGAGCGGTTCGATAATAAGACGAAGGAAGGATACAACCTGTCTCTCGATAAAATTGAAGATAAGGAGCTTAAATCTCGTCTGACAGCTCAACGTATAAAATACGACACTGCATATCACTGGGAACTGTATAACTATAAGATACGTGAATTGCAGGGAATGAAAGAGATTATCAGCAACGGGGATAAGATAGATACTACATTGAATGTAGTGCCCAGCGATTTCCTGATATCTGTAAACGATTTTGAGCAAATGACTACCCCTGTATTATATAAATATATACAGCGGCAGAAAGATAAAGGTATTGCAACTGTGGGCGATGTGAGTATCACTCAGTTCGAGATTGAATTTCACAAACGCTTTGCTTCTGTTTTCTCTGCGTTTATCCTCACTATTATAGGAGCTTCTTTGTCGGCCCGTAAAGTAAAAGGTGGTATGGGGCTGAATATAGGTATAGGATTAGGGCTTAGTGTATCATATATTATGTTCCAGACGGTTAGTTCCTCATTTGCCGTATCGGGGACTATGCCTGCGTGGCTGGCTGTGTGGATTCCGAATCTGGTGTTTATGGCAATAGCTGCATATCTATATTCCAGAGCTCCGAATTAAGAGTTAAAATTTATACATATGAGTACTGTAAATTATGACCTTAGTAAGATTAAGGCATTTATATTTGATGTAGACGGGGTTTTGTCTCCCGATTCTATTCCCTTGTCTCCTGAGGGTGAGCCTATGCGTATGGTGAATATAAAAGACGGGTATGCCATTAACCTTGCAGTAAAACATGGATATGGCGTAGCGATCATTACAGGAGGCGATACGGAGGCTGTAAGGCTGCGTTTCTCCCGCTTGGGGATAAAAGATATCTATATGAAGTCGAAGATTAAGATACATGACTTCAACGACTATATTCAGCGGACAGGCTATAAGCCGGAAGAGATTATGTATGCCGGAGACGATATACCTGATTATCATGTAATGCAATCGGTAGGATTGTCTGTTGCCCCGGCTGATGCGGCACATGAAATAAGAAGCATGGCGCGGTATATTTCACATTGCAAAGGTGGGCATGGAGTCGCTCGCGATATAATCGAGCAGGTAATGAAAGTACATGGTAAATGGATGAGTGAGGAAGCTTTCGGTTGGTAGTAATATATTTGTCTATTGGCTCATTCTGTGAATATTTTCGCTTATTAGCTTATATATTTTCTTTATCTTCTCGTCCTCTATCATTTCCATATGCTTGTCAATGATATTCTTGTCGTAGCGGATGGCGGGACCGGTTTGTGCTTCACCCGGAGTTAATGAATGTACCTTTGATGCGGTTTCATCTATAAGTGGTAAGGCTACATCAAAGGGAAGGTTTACTTTCTTCAGGAACAGTTCGGACAGAGCGTACATATGATTGGTGAAGTTACAAGCAAATACCCCGGTCAGGTGTATATATTTCCTGTCTTCGGATGATAGTTCGGATACTTTACCGGATAGTTGGCTGGCAATAGCATGTAATATATTCAGACTTTTTGTATCGGATGCTTCTACAAAAACAGGAATATTATGCCAATCCACATTTCTGTCTTTACTGAATGTCTGGAATGGATAGATTACTCCATAGTTGTCTGTATATTTACTGAAGATATCCATCGGTACGCTTCCTGCAGTATGGATCCATGTACCATCGTTGTTTGGTAATTGAGAAGCTATACTATCCAGTACAGAATCTTTTACCGAAAAGATATACAAATCGGCATCATTGATTACCGAAGTGAT
Protein-coding sequences here:
- a CDS encoding MBL fold metallo-hydrolase, whose translation is MKRSLVLSLTIALFSFVACGKKASTANAGDKATDTLSMEQAEYIKADSYETSKGPLKVTLVGHGSVMFEFAGKVIQVDPYSQVADYSRLPKADLIILTHEHGDHLDTAAINAVKKADTHYIVSKVCNEILGYGNVVNNGDKTEWSGIAIDVVPAYNIVNKKPDGEAYHPKGRGNGYIFTFGDKKVYVAGDTENIPEMDKLKGVIDIAFIPKNLPYTMTDDMFVDAAKKVMPKVLYPYHMSEFDQEKIGKALDGTDIKIEVRPMKN
- a CDS encoding ATP-dependent DNA helicase RecQ encodes the protein MDTYHKILKQYWGYEEFRPLQEDIIHSVSQGKDTLGLMPTGGGKSLTFQVPAMAMEGLCLVVTPLIALMKDQVDNLRQRNIKSLAVYSGMTRQEIITTLENAIFGDYKFLYVSPERLATQLFLSKLRDMNVCLLVVDESHCISQWGYDFRPSYLKIAAIREHLPGVPVLALTATATPEVIDDIQEQLHFSKKNVFRKSFERKNLAYIVRNTENKPEELVRLLEKIKGSTIIYVRSRQKTKEMSDFLIQQGFSADFYHAGLSSEDKSRKQSCWKNNEKRIIVCTNAFGMGIDKPDVRLVVHTDLPNSVEEYFQEAGRAGRDGEKAFAVILYHKNDSVKLKKRIRDEFPEREFISQVYDSLAYFFQVAEGFGVGMVYDFNIQQFCATYKYPLLPTHNALRILDLAGYIEYTDEIDNRSRVMFTVYRDDLYHYDFEREYEQLVNTILRLYTGLFTNYVTINEAEIGLKTDKSRKAVYEMLKMLDKRNIIDYIPHKKTPLVAYTRQRVDKKYLIIPRLVNEDRKDRFEKRILAMSHYAEQDELCRSRILLSYFNEKDISDCGQCDVCLAKNDSGMTNAKFNKISLDIKELLKDGERSIDDITGVLSDYQAQDVTGAIRFMTDRGVLEMQSGKIRMKNEK
- a CDS encoding DUF3788 family protein encodes the protein MEPKMLLRDPDIFPSEEVLENVLGESIYHVLASFLETITDEEYALVIEWRFYNDGKAWFGKVLYKKKTVLWLSVWEGYFKTSFYFTEKHLEKIAALDIAKTVKDEFAITKPAGRLLPMIFNISSQEQVKDLLTVVRFKKSLV
- a CDS encoding hemolysin family protein, with the protein product MDIFISILITLLFVFLNGFFVAAEFAIVKVRSSQLELKAQAGSRAAILSKKIVTHLDSYLAATQFGITIASLALGWIGEPVVSKIIKEVIGLFNIELAPSVLSTVSLITAFIIITILHIVLGELAPKSLAIQRSEQTTLAVAYPLHGFYWICRPFIWLLNGIANLVLKMVGLHTVSEQEVYSSDELRYLVDQAKESGKVDSTEFDIIQNAFDFSERTARQIMVPRTQVVAIDVNDYDEKTLEFVIEEGYSRVPCYEDNIDNTIGVVHLKDILKKMRISSGDVNIRSIIRPVSFTPETKRIGQLLKEFQVKHQQIAMVLNEYGGVEGVISMEDILEELVGEIQDEYDNEIPFVEQTGENTYSVIATAAISDINDELPHPIDKDKQYDTLAGYLIDKFGRIPNTHDKLEAEDYQFTVIKKNKTSIVVVQLKDLIAKEEADDAEQSKTTQI
- the tgt gene encoding tRNA guanosine(34) transglycosylase Tgt; this translates as MDFKLQYTDGQTKARAGLITTDHGQIETPIFMPVGTQGAVKAVHMTELKNDIEAQIILGNTYHLYLRPGLEILKQAGGLHKFNSWDKPILTDSGGFQVFSLAENRKLTEEGAIFRSHIDGSKHFFTPESVMDIQRVIGADIIMAFDECTPGDADYAYAKKSLDLTERWLDRCFTQFNGTECEYGYKQALFPIVQGCVYPDLRRRAAENVASKGADGNAIGGLAVGEPTEKMYEMIEVVNEILPADKPRYLMGVGTPANILEAIERGVDMFDCIMPTRNGRNGQLFTRNGIMNMRNKKWADDFSPIEENGASFVDTLYTKAYLRHLFITNEILGLQIASIHNLAFYLQLVKEAREHIIAGDFSGWKKEMVENVSRRI
- a CDS encoding LptF/LptG family permease — protein: MKMKILSILDRYIIKKFLGTYIFSIILIISIAVVFDINEKLDKFLDKKAPLTAIIFDYYVNFVPYYTNLFSALFVFIAVIFFTSKLADNSEIIAMLSNGMSFKRLMKPYMISAGIIAIFSFVLSSFIIPPANVTRIKFQNKYVRDKSVEYASGIQLQVDKGVILYIERFDNKTKEGYNLSLDKIEDKELKSRLTAQRIKYDTAYHWELYNYKIRELQGMKEIISNGDKIDTTLNVVPSDFLISVNDFEQMTTPVLYKYIQRQKDKGIATVGDVSITQFEIEFHKRFASVFSAFILTIIGASLSARKVKGGMGLNIGIGLGLSVSYIMFQTVSSSFAVSGTMPAWLAVWIPNLVFMAIAAYLYSRAPN
- a CDS encoding HAD hydrolase family protein — translated: MSTVNYDLSKIKAFIFDVDGVLSPDSIPLSPEGEPMRMVNIKDGYAINLAVKHGYGVAIITGGDTEAVRLRFSRLGIKDIYMKSKIKIHDFNDYIQRTGYKPEEIMYAGDDIPDYHVMQSVGLSVAPADAAHEIRSMARYISHCKGGHGVARDIIEQVMKVHGKWMSEEAFGW
- a CDS encoding Rossmann-like and DUF2520 domain-containing protein encodes the protein MKVVFIGAGNVATHLATELYKKSFDIIQVYSRTLESAFVLAEQVHAVPTTDITSVINDADLYIFSVKDSVLDSIASQLPNNDGTWIHTAGSVPMDIFSKYTDNYGVIYPFQTFSKDRNVDWHNIPVFVEASDTKSLNILHAIASQLSGKVSELSSEDRKYIHLTGVFACNFTNHMYALSELFLKKVNLPFDVALPLIDETASKVHSLTPGEAQTGPAIRYDKNIIDKHMEMIEDEKIKKIYKLISENIHRMSQ